A stretch of the Candidatus Kaelpia imicola genome encodes the following:
- a CDS encoding ABC transporter ATP-binding protein, whose protein sequence is MSDTIAAIKMEGLCEYYRVRFSYPDKSVDREIKALEDVSLEIKKGESVALLGPNGAGKTTLLKSIAGILKPDSGTINVEGRVRGIFALEAGFIPDLTGYENLKMVLKLYEIENEAVLRNIVEFSELGDFIYAPLKTYSQGMYLRLAFSLAIHTDPDILIVDDILAVGDYHFQRKCVKRIKEITDSEKTVIIVTHNFDLAEQLCSKCIVLEKGKIFAEGNISEMRNIFFEIAGDLWGSGYIKNRDLNVVFNNGKIILRYKGTPLTADMGGFLSFRKDGGVLYSTDFKWDVKEYKDRLTAYGLNKEEEICKVELELNPEGINYTLEGRYPELEINFMLKDVYLEARMDDDSIELPIVGRELAREWKKIAEAKTNYVKLIPESGKGYPEVSFIVYSDKEAKIELFNHYFNTSMRIVRITTSQPRINICMILNPVQRGGAENIDLKSNVVLKELIKLINSNLMELWNIDTPLLKAINFISHFQEEVFEDFKCELLNQSDLSNLQMIIKFSKIDVSLLLIVSINSSGLTFNFSSFTPGAAVHLTGIGFVLDSRAKYRYYNSDIIEGVVGEETSVLTTDSLTLSSSKDNMPELKLTLNNPTSLEIIEDWYYKSATNLNFSPHLRENSFSIKIAVL, encoded by the coding sequence ATGAGCGATACTATAGCAGCAATAAAGATGGAGGGGCTCTGTGAGTATTACAGGGTAAGGTTTTCCTATCCCGATAAGTCTGTTGATAGAGAGATAAAAGCTCTTGAGGATGTAAGCCTTGAAATCAAAAAAGGAGAGTCCGTAGCGCTGCTCGGCCCAAATGGGGCTGGAAAGACTACGTTGCTTAAGTCGATTGCGGGAATACTCAAGCCGGACTCTGGGACTATAAATGTGGAGGGTAGAGTGAGAGGTATCTTTGCTCTTGAGGCAGGATTTATCCCCGATCTTACAGGATATGAGAATCTTAAAATGGTACTCAAGCTTTATGAGATAGAGAATGAGGCTGTTCTAAGAAATATAGTTGAATTCTCTGAACTTGGAGATTTTATATATGCTCCTTTAAAGACTTATTCCCAGGGGATGTATCTACGTTTGGCATTCTCTCTGGCCATACATACAGATCCGGATATCTTGATAGTAGATGATATTCTAGCAGTCGGAGACTACCATTTTCAGCGGAAATGCGTAAAGAGAATAAAAGAGATTACAGACTCTGAAAAGACAGTGATTATAGTGACCCATAATTTTGATTTAGCAGAACAGTTATGTTCAAAATGTATAGTTTTAGAGAAAGGTAAAATATTTGCAGAAGGTAATATAAGCGAGATGAGAAATATATTCTTTGAAATAGCAGGAGATCTCTGGGGCAGCGGTTATATCAAAAATAGAGATCTCAATGTCGTATTTAATAATGGGAAGATTATCTTAAGATATAAAGGTACTCCTTTAACGGCTGATATGGGCGGTTTCTTGAGTTTTAGAAAAGATGGCGGTGTTCTCTATTCGACCGATTTTAAATGGGACGTAAAAGAATACAAAGATAGATTGACGGCGTATGGGCTAAATAAAGAAGAGGAGATATGTAAGGTAGAGTTAGAGTTAAACCCTGAAGGTATAAACTATACTTTAGAGGGCAGATATCCAGAGCTTGAAATAAATTTTATGCTTAAAGATGTATATTTAGAAGCCCGGATGGATGATGATTCGATTGAGCTCCCTATAGTAGGAAGAGAACTTGCGAGAGAGTGGAAGAAGATAGCCGAGGCTAAGACAAACTATGTAAAACTGATACCCGAATCTGGCAAAGGATATCCCGAAGTATCTTTTATAGTTTACTCCGATAAAGAGGCAAAGATAGAGCTCTTCAACCATTATTTCAATACCTCTATGAGGATAGTACGGATTACAACATCTCAACCCCGCATCAATATCTGCATGATATTGAATCCTGTTCAAAGAGGGGGAGCGGAAAATATCGACTTAAAAAGTAATGTAGTCTTAAAAGAGTTAATTAAGCTAATAAACAGCAATCTGATGGAGCTGTGGAATATAGATACTCCTCTGTTAAAAGCGATTAACTTTATCTCTCATTTTCAAGAAGAGGTATTCGAAGATTTTAAATGCGAATTGTTAAATCAGTCAGATTTGTCAAATCTGCAAATGATAATAAAATTTTCTAAAATTGACGTCTCCCTGCTTTTGATAGTAAGCATAAACTCTTCGGGTTTAACTTTTAATTTTTCTTCTTTTACTCCCGGTGCTGCTGTCCATTTAACAGGTATAGGGTTTGTATTGGATTCAAGAGCAAAATACAGGTACTATAATTCCGATATAATTGAAGGGGTGGTTGGAGAAGAGACCAGTGTACTGACAACGGACTCTCTGACGCTCTCTTCTTCAAAAGACAACATGCCGGAATTAAAACTTACTTTAAACAACCCTACAAGTTTAGAGATTATAGAGGATTGGTATTATAAGAGTGCTACTAATTTAAATTTTTCGCCCCATTTAAGAGAGAATAGTTTTTCAATCAAAATAGCGGTATTATGA
- a CDS encoding ABC transporter permease: protein MERELILKNIKNLKELTVRNIRLKYASTLLGVAWAGLIPLLLMGVIGFVFIRVFGVSKENFHVFVLSALIPWLYFSNVIVESTEAFMREKSIMNQFDFSKIIYPLSIVLSNTVEHIIAILFLLPVFIFFNKALIFKFPLLVLPILIAVVFAAALSLMAAIVTLYFRDFRHLLGVLLMALFWLTPVFYSPYMVPENIRFLIFLNPLTYFIELYRGIFIAGYNPFLKNTYLYVLIIGVISVLFGFLLYRKTEREILKRN, encoded by the coding sequence ATGGAAAGAGAACTAATATTAAAGAACATAAAAAACCTTAAAGAGTTAACCGTTCGTAATATACGTTTAAAATATGCCTCTACACTCTTAGGCGTAGCCTGGGCCGGTTTGATACCGCTTCTTCTTATGGGTGTGATAGGCTTTGTTTTTATCAGAGTCTTTGGGGTCTCTAAGGAGAATTTCCATGTTTTTGTTCTTTCGGCTCTGATTCCCTGGCTCTATTTTTCCAACGTTATAGTCGAATCTACAGAGGCATTTATGAGAGAAAAATCTATTATGAATCAGTTTGACTTTTCAAAGATCATCTATCCGCTATCCATTGTTCTTTCAAATACGGTTGAGCATATAATAGCCATTCTCTTCCTATTGCCTGTATTTATCTTTTTTAATAAGGCCTTGATTTTTAAATTTCCATTACTGGTCTTACCGATTCTAATCGCTGTAGTATTTGCAGCTGCATTATCTTTGATGGCGGCTATAGTAACTCTATATTTCAGAGATTTCCGGCATCTTCTTGGAGTTCTCTTAATGGCTCTCTTCTGGCTTACCCCGGTTTTCTATTCGCCTTACATGGTTCCTGAGAATATAAGGTTCCTGATATTCTTAAATCCTTTAACATATTTTATCGAACTCTATAGAGGTATATTTATTGCCGGCTACAACCCCTTTTTAAAGAATACATACCTCTATGTTTTAATAATAGGGGTTATCTCTGTTTTATTTGGATTCCTGTTATACAGAAAAACAGAGAGAGAGATATTGAAGAGGAATTAA